The genomic segment CCTACCGTCTGGTAGACTTCAAGCGTCGTAAATTCGACGTTGAAGGTACGGTCGAGCGTCTGGAATATGACCCTAACCGCACCGCATTCATCGCGCTCGTGACATACACGGACGGCGAACAGGCTTACATTCTCGCGCCACAGCGTCTCGCTGCCGGTGACAAGGTGATTGCCTCCGAAAAGGCAGTGGACGTGAAGCCAGGCAACACTATGCCTCTTCAGTACATTCCTGTCGGATCAATCATCCACAACGTCGAGATGAAGCCTGCAAAGGGTGGTCAGATTGCCCGCTCTGCCGGTACCTATGTTCAGCTCGTTGGCCGCGATGCGGGGATGGCGATCCTTCGCTTGAACTCCGGCGAGCAGCGTCTCGTGCATGGCTCTTGCCTTGCATCCATCGGCGCTGTCTCGAATGCCGATCACGGCAACATCAACGACGGCAAAGCAGGTCGTTCACGCTGGCGCGGCAAGAAGCCTCACGTTCGCGGTGTCGTGATGAACCCGGTTGACCACCCACACGGTGGTGGTGAAGGTCGCACGTCGGGTGGTCGTCACCCGGTTACCCCTTGGGGTAAGCCTACCAAGGGCAAGCGCACCCGCTCGAACAAGTCGACCGACAAGTTCATCATGCGTTCGCGCCATCAGCGCAAGAAGTAAGAGAGGAACTCTCAAATGGCTCGTTCAGTATGGAAAG from the Agrobacterium vaccinii genome contains:
- the rplB gene encoding 50S ribosomal protein L2 yields the protein MALKSFNPTTPSQRQLVIVDRSSLYKGKPVKALTEGLSSKGGRNNQGRITVRFQGGGHKRTYRLVDFKRRKFDVEGTVERLEYDPNRTAFIALVTYTDGEQAYILAPQRLAAGDKVIASEKAVDVKPGNTMPLQYIPVGSIIHNVEMKPAKGGQIARSAGTYVQLVGRDAGMAILRLNSGEQRLVHGSCLASIGAVSNADHGNINDGKAGRSRWRGKKPHVRGVVMNPVDHPHGGGEGRTSGGRHPVTPWGKPTKGKRTRSNKSTDKFIMRSRHQRKK